A single window of Qipengyuania sediminis DNA harbors:
- a CDS encoding glycoside hydrolase family 130 protein: MNGSEANRQTPFHIFDTRLHADPGRVVLRPFHLGWQARGAGSSRALKLVEDVAALEPQVAAEEYARVRHDFAERHWQTEAMFRDRFEQVADDLDLDPDAYDDTVKLLIGAYFCHEYTYSAAALMNPSIVPHPDQSGLSHGACRFVMSLRAVGEGHISSIAFREGIVESDGSFCLWPQTSFATAVDLDPASVHDTDDAVTVHCHPDSTLGNSVIFPITEQQAGGLEDLRLTRFQHGPLDYEYIGTYTAYSGKSIRSELLRTRDFRSFHLEPIHGRAGRNKGMALFPEKIAGRYAMVGRQDGKNLYYLTSDRLDSWDEDGALLMEPAYPWEFIQIGNCGSPIRTDAGWLLFTHGVGAMRKYALGCALLDLDDPAKLIARVKAPVLTAVDADRAGYVPNVIYTCGALRVGDGTHGRLLVPYGISDSAVGFATVTIKDLLALMV; encoded by the coding sequence GTGAACGGCAGCGAAGCCAATCGGCAGACCCCGTTCCACATCTTTGATACCCGGCTGCACGCCGATCCCGGCCGCGTCGTTCTGCGCCCCTTCCACCTGGGATGGCAGGCGCGCGGCGCGGGCAGCAGCCGGGCGCTGAAGCTGGTCGAGGATGTCGCCGCGCTCGAGCCCCAGGTCGCCGCGGAGGAATATGCCCGCGTCCGCCACGATTTCGCCGAGCGGCACTGGCAGACCGAGGCCATGTTCCGCGACCGCTTCGAGCAGGTCGCCGATGACCTTGATCTCGACCCCGATGCCTACGACGATACGGTAAAACTGCTGATCGGCGCCTATTTTTGCCACGAATACACCTATTCCGCGGCGGCGCTGATGAACCCTTCGATCGTGCCGCACCCCGATCAGTCCGGCCTCTCGCATGGCGCCTGCCGTTTCGTGATGAGCCTGCGCGCGGTGGGCGAGGGTCACATCAGCTCGATCGCCTTCCGCGAAGGAATCGTGGAAAGCGATGGCAGCTTCTGCCTGTGGCCGCAGACCAGCTTCGCCACCGCAGTCGACCTCGATCCCGCCAGCGTGCACGATACGGACGATGCAGTGACGGTGCACTGCCATCCCGATTCGACGCTCGGCAATTCGGTGATCTTCCCGATCACCGAACAGCAGGCGGGGGGGCTCGAGGATCTGCGGCTGACCCGGTTCCAACACGGCCCGCTCGATTACGAATACATCGGCACCTACACCGCCTATTCGGGGAAATCGATCCGTTCGGAGCTGCTGCGCACCCGCGATTTCCGCAGCTTCCACCTTGAGCCGATCCATGGGCGGGCCGGGCGCAACAAGGGGATGGCGCTGTTCCCGGAAAAGATCGCGGGCCGCTATGCCATGGTCGGGCGCCAGGACGGCAAGAACCTCTATTACCTCACCAGCGACCGCCTCGATTCCTGGGACGAGGACGGCGCGCTGCTGATGGAGCCTGCCTATCCCTGGGAGTTCATACAGATCGGCAATTGCGGCAGCCCGATCCGCACCGATGCGGGGTGGCTGCTGTTCACCCACGGCGTGGGCGCGATGCGGAAATACGCGCTCGGCTGCGCTTTGCTCGACCTCGATGACCCTGCGAAGCTGATCGCGCGGGTCAAGGCGCCGGTGCTGACCGCGGTGGACGCGGACCGCGCGGGCTATGTCCCCAATGTCATCTACACCTGCGGCGCCTTGCGGGTGGGGGACGGCACGCACGGCCGCCTCCTCGTCCCCTACGGCATCTCCGACAGCGCGGTCGGCTTCGCGACCGTGACGATCAAGGACCTGCTGGCGCTGATGGTGTGA
- a CDS encoding glycosyltransferase family 4 protein, translated as MTIETGVLAFDRGEVWPGASTRGDADRPARVAIVGTYPPRQCGIATFTRDVVEQTAHHHPDIAFDIYALDAKDRPAAYPEGVRPLAAEDPVAYREAAAAIDASGADAVWLQHEYGIFGGPDGEMVCDFADRIAAPLILTLHTVLSHPSDNQRRILDHLLARASRVMVMSHHARDLLVELYRAPQSLIEVIEHGAPDRPFGRTAAAKEMQGFGTRPVLMTFGLLGPGKGLEHVIDALPQVLARHPDVLYRIVGRTHPVLVARDGESYREMLMERARARGVAHAIEWENRFLDTGELLARLDACDIFLTPYPNLQQSTSGTLSYAVALGKAVVATPYIHARELLANDVGVLVEPGDAGAIAEAVCALLDDPARLAAMQRRAWARGRQTIWPRFAAATAALVRSAIPATAVRAPLSVVPNPMGVFAMSDATGMLQHAIGTVPDRRHGYCLDDNVRALMWINIAEGVATGERIARAGQYASFIQHAWNPDAHEGRGAFRNFMRFDRSWCEDIGSEDSNGRTLWALGQTIETSRDPDLRAWARMWYDTALPALRGLRSPRTIAFVMLGAAARLRREPGYGVSRQVLAEGGAVLIEHLARYRSADWPWFETRLAYDNARLPQALLEAGELLGDRAMTRAGLETARWLAERQTAPAGHFRPVGSNGLGREHDMLPFDQQPLEALAAIDCARVALRASGDVFWHAHADAAWRWFFGANDRGAVLGDLATGRCRDGVTPRGRNENCGAESILALHLARHSMLALRAGEAAVSAGRGKAGDGRERQRSQSADPVPHL; from the coding sequence ATGACGATCGAAACCGGGGTATTGGCCTTCGACAGGGGCGAAGTCTGGCCGGGCGCGTCCACTCGCGGCGACGCGGACAGGCCGGCTCGCGTCGCGATCGTGGGAACCTATCCGCCGCGCCAGTGCGGCATCGCGACATTCACCCGCGACGTCGTCGAACAGACGGCGCATCATCACCCCGACATTGCCTTCGACATCTACGCGCTCGATGCGAAAGACCGCCCCGCCGCCTATCCCGAGGGCGTGCGCCCCCTGGCAGCGGAAGATCCGGTAGCCTATCGCGAAGCCGCCGCCGCGATCGACGCGAGCGGCGCGGATGCCGTCTGGCTGCAGCACGAATACGGCATATTCGGCGGCCCGGACGGCGAGATGGTCTGCGATTTCGCCGATCGCATCGCCGCGCCGCTGATCCTGACGCTGCACACCGTCCTTTCGCACCCGTCCGACAATCAGCGCCGCATTCTCGACCATCTGCTTGCGCGGGCCAGCCGGGTCATGGTCATGAGCCATCACGCGCGCGATCTGCTGGTCGAGCTCTACCGCGCGCCGCAAAGCCTCATAGAGGTCATCGAGCACGGCGCGCCCGATCGTCCCTTCGGGCGGACCGCGGCGGCGAAAGAGATGCAGGGCTTCGGCACCAGGCCCGTGCTGATGACCTTCGGCCTGCTCGGCCCCGGCAAGGGGCTGGAGCATGTCATCGACGCGCTTCCCCAGGTGCTCGCGCGACATCCGGACGTGCTCTACCGCATCGTCGGCAGAACGCACCCGGTGCTCGTCGCGCGCGACGGGGAAAGCTACCGCGAGATGCTGATGGAGCGCGCTCGCGCTCGCGGGGTCGCCCATGCCATCGAGTGGGAAAACCGCTTCCTCGACACCGGCGAACTGCTTGCCCGGCTCGACGCCTGCGACATCTTTCTCACCCCCTACCCCAATCTCCAGCAATCCACCTCGGGCACGCTGAGCTACGCGGTTGCGCTGGGCAAGGCGGTGGTGGCGACGCCCTATATCCATGCACGCGAACTCCTCGCAAACGATGTCGGCGTGCTGGTCGAGCCCGGCGATGCCGGTGCGATCGCCGAAGCGGTCTGCGCATTGCTCGATGACCCTGCCCGTCTTGCCGCCATGCAGCGCCGCGCCTGGGCGCGCGGGCGGCAAACCATCTGGCCGCGCTTTGCCGCTGCCACCGCCGCGCTGGTGCGCTCCGCCATCCCGGCGACCGCGGTGCGCGCGCCGCTGTCGGTGGTGCCCAACCCCATGGGCGTTTTCGCGATGAGCGATGCGACCGGCATGCTCCAGCACGCCATCGGCACCGTGCCCGATCGTCGCCACGGCTATTGCCTCGACGACAACGTCCGCGCGCTGATGTGGATCAACATCGCTGAAGGGGTCGCGACGGGCGAGCGCATCGCGCGTGCCGGGCAGTATGCGAGCTTTATCCAGCACGCGTGGAACCCGGATGCGCATGAAGGGCGCGGCGCCTTCCGCAACTTCATGCGCTTCGACCGCAGCTGGTGCGAGGATATCGGCTCCGAAGACTCGAACGGGCGCACGCTGTGGGCGCTGGGCCAAACGATCGAGACCAGCCGCGATCCCGACCTCAGAGCCTGGGCACGGATGTGGTATGATACCGCGCTGCCGGCGCTGCGCGGCTTGCGCAGCCCCCGCACCATCGCCTTCGTCATGCTGGGCGCTGCCGCGCGCCTGCGCCGTGAGCCCGGCTATGGCGTGTCGCGCCAGGTTCTGGCGGAAGGGGGCGCGGTGCTGATAGAGCATCTCGCGCGCTATCGCAGCGCCGACTGGCCGTGGTTCGAGACCCGGCTCGCCTATGACAACGCGCGGCTGCCCCAGGCGCTGCTCGAAGCAGGCGAGCTCCTCGGCGACCGCGCGATGACCCGCGCCGGGCTCGAGACCGCGCGCTGGCTCGCCGAACGCCAGACCGCGCCTGCCGGCCATTTCCGTCCGGTCGGTTCGAACGGGCTGGGGCGCGAGCACGACATGCTGCCCTTCGACCAGCAGCCGCTGGAGGCGCTGGCGGCGATCGACTGTGCGCGCGTGGCGCTGCGGGCAAGCGGCGATGTTTTCTGGCACGCCCATGCCGACGCCGCCTGGCGCTGGTTCTTCGGTGCCAACGATCGCGGCGCCGTGCTGGGCGATCTTGCCACCGGGCGCTGCCGCGACGGGGTTACCCCCCGGGGCCGAAACGAGAATTGTGGGGCGGAAAGCATCCTCGCCTTGCATCTCGCCCGCCATTCCATGCTAGCGCTCCGCGCCGGTGAGGCCGCCGTTTCGGCAGGCCGCGGGAAGGCGGGAGACGGGCGTGAACGGCAGCGAAGCCAATCGGCAGACCCCGTTCCACATCTTTGA
- a CDS encoding DUF885 domain-containing protein: MTAFRLALLTAAALPLTACATTGMESRMASAEEAAVADTRANMEAAGSAVEDAAKPHDRLFALFAAADEAVLRLNPIAAISRGDLRYADRLSDALTPEYNAALKAMAEDNLARLEAIDRASLSPTDQIAWDVFAYNQRQTLKGLAPERLALTETRPVNHFFGFHTFYPTFSSGKGAAPFKTVKDYENAMARHREYARLTDRAIAKFREGLASGVLETRLTIANVISQLDTQIALPVEQSPFWGPVAAFPAEMGAADKARLTREYRASLAEVYAANTRLRDFLKSEYLPKARTSVGLTEMKGGAGLYADMIEASTTLPLTADTLHDLGLAEVARIRKGMEQVKTEVGFKGTLAQFFDHIRTDPKFKPKSREWLTQAYYDIGKRVDALVPRFFSVVPKTPLEIRPYEPFREQFQAGGSYEAGAPDGSRPGVFYFNAYDLPSRTTPGMTTLYLHEGAPGHHFQISLARENAALPAFMRFGGNTAYVEGWALYAETLGYPMGLFDDPYQRQGTLDDEMLRAMRLVVDTGIHAKGWSRDKAIDYMLANSAMGRTDATAEVERYIAIPTQALAYKVGALKIQELRKRAEDKLGPRFDIRAFHAQVLDTGALPLPVLEAKIDRWIAAGGT; this comes from the coding sequence ATGACCGCATTCCGTTTGGCGTTGCTCACCGCCGCCGCGCTGCCGCTCACCGCGTGTGCGACGACCGGCATGGAAAGCCGAATGGCCTCGGCAGAAGAAGCCGCTGTCGCCGACACGCGTGCTAACATGGAAGCAGCAGGAAGTGCGGTCGAGGACGCAGCCAAACCGCACGACCGCCTCTTCGCGCTCTTCGCCGCTGCCGATGAGGCGGTGCTGCGCTTGAACCCGATCGCCGCGATCAGCCGGGGCGATCTGCGCTATGCCGATCGCCTATCGGATGCGCTTACGCCGGAGTACAACGCGGCCCTGAAAGCGATGGCGGAGGACAATCTCGCCAGGCTGGAGGCGATCGACCGCGCCAGCCTCAGCCCCACCGACCAGATCGCCTGGGACGTCTTCGCCTACAATCAGCGTCAGACGCTGAAAGGCCTCGCTCCCGAACGCCTGGCGCTGACCGAGACCCGCCCGGTCAACCATTTCTTCGGCTTCCACACATTCTACCCGACCTTCTCGAGCGGCAAGGGCGCGGCGCCGTTCAAGACGGTCAAGGATTACGAGAACGCGATGGCGCGCCACCGCGAATATGCGAGGCTCACCGACCGCGCGATCGCCAAGTTCCGCGAAGGGCTGGCAAGCGGGGTGCTGGAGACCCGGCTGACGATCGCGAATGTGATCTCGCAGCTCGACACCCAGATCGCTTTGCCGGTGGAACAGTCGCCGTTCTGGGGGCCCGTCGCCGCCTTCCCGGCGGAGATGGGCGCGGCGGACAAGGCGCGCCTGACCCGCGAATACCGCGCCAGCCTTGCCGAGGTCTATGCCGCCAACACGCGGCTGCGCGATTTCCTTAAAAGCGAATATCTGCCCAAGGCGCGCACCAGCGTCGGCCTCACCGAGATGAAGGGCGGCGCCGGGCTTTACGCGGACATGATCGAGGCATCGACCACGCTGCCGCTCACCGCCGATACCCTGCACGACCTCGGCCTCGCCGAAGTGGCGCGCATCCGCAAGGGCATGGAACAGGTAAAGACCGAAGTCGGCTTCAAGGGTACGCTGGCGCAGTTCTTCGACCACATCCGCACCGATCCCAAGTTCAAGCCGAAGAGCCGCGAATGGCTGACCCAGGCCTATTACGACATCGGCAAACGGGTCGACGCGCTGGTGCCGCGCTTCTTCTCGGTGGTGCCCAAGACGCCGCTGGAGATCCGCCCCTACGAGCCGTTCCGCGAGCAATTCCAGGCCGGCGGCAGCTATGAAGCCGGCGCCCCCGACGGCAGCCGCCCGGGGGTGTTCTATTTCAACGCCTACGACCTCCCCAGCCGCACCACGCCGGGCATGACCACGCTCTATCTGCACGAAGGCGCGCCGGGGCATCACTTCCAGATCAGCCTGGCGCGCGAGAACGCGGCCCTCCCCGCCTTCATGCGCTTCGGCGGCAATACTGCCTATGTCGAAGGCTGGGCGCTCTATGCCGAGACCCTCGGCTATCCCATGGGTCTGTTCGACGACCCCTATCAGCGGCAGGGCACGCTGGACGACGAGATGCTGCGCGCGATGCGGCTGGTGGTCGATACCGGTATCCACGCCAAGGGGTGGAGCCGCGACAAGGCGATCGATTACATGCTCGCCAACAGCGCGATGGGGCGCACCGATGCGACCGCGGAGGTCGAGCGCTATATCGCGATTCCCACCCAGGCGCTCGCCTACAAGGTCGGCGCGCTCAAGATCCAGGAGCTTCGCAAGCGGGCCGAGGATAAGTTGGGGCCGCGCTTCGACATCCGCGCCTTCCATGCCCAGGTGCTCGATACCGGAGCGCTGCCGCTGCCGGTGCTGGAGGCGAAGATCGACCGCTGGATCGCCGCCGGCGGCACATGA
- the crtY gene encoding lycopene beta-cyclase CrtY produces the protein MATNLFEPTIPDLAIVGGGLAGGLVALAVTRARPALSLVLIEAGDSFGGNHRWSWFEGDLEAEAEALLDCFPLTVWRGGYTVRFPGFARRLPASYRSLASCDFDASLRRLLPQQAIRTGSRAIALDATGVTLESGERIAARAVIDCRDFKPSAYLTGGWQLFAGRHIRTDAPHGLAEPIIMDADLPQHDAYRFVYSLPLFADEVFVEDTYYADTPVLDLAVLGRRVAAYAEARGWTGETVGAEAGLLPVLTGGDFVRHRESQAMHGVALAGARGLFSHPLTSYTLPFAAETALAVARAMPIPGADLAALLDARAAKHWRATRFYRLLGKMLFQAAEAEARWRIFARFYRLPAPLIARFYAGRSTPADMARVLIGRPPVPISRGVAALLGKGAPLVQGSRT, from the coding sequence ATGGCGACAAATCTTTTCGAGCCGACCATTCCCGATCTCGCTATCGTCGGCGGCGGGCTCGCCGGGGGGCTCGTCGCCCTGGCGGTCACGCGCGCGCGGCCTGCGCTGTCCCTGGTTCTGATCGAAGCCGGCGACAGCTTCGGGGGCAACCACCGCTGGAGCTGGTTCGAAGGCGATCTCGAAGCGGAGGCGGAAGCACTTCTGGATTGCTTTCCGCTCACGGTCTGGCGGGGCGGCTATACCGTGCGCTTCCCCGGTTTCGCGCGCCGCCTGCCAGCGAGCTATCGTTCGCTTGCGAGCTGCGATTTCGACGCCAGTCTGCGCCGCCTGCTGCCGCAGCAAGCGATCCGCACCGGTTCTCGCGCCATTGCTCTCGATGCAACTGGCGTCACTCTGGAGAGCGGCGAGCGGATCGCGGCGCGAGCGGTGATCGACTGCCGCGACTTCAAGCCTAGCGCGTATCTTACCGGCGGCTGGCAGCTCTTCGCCGGGCGCCATATCCGCACCGACGCTCCGCATGGGCTTGCCGAGCCTATCATCATGGACGCGGACCTGCCGCAGCACGATGCCTATCGCTTCGTCTATTCGCTGCCACTTTTCGCGGACGAGGTGTTCGTGGAGGACACTTATTACGCCGATACGCCGGTGCTCGACCTCGCCGTGCTGGGGCGCAGAGTGGCCGCCTATGCCGAGGCGCGCGGCTGGACGGGGGAAACGGTCGGGGCGGAGGCGGGGCTGCTGCCGGTGTTGACCGGCGGCGATTTTGTCCGGCACCGCGAGAGCCAGGCCATGCACGGTGTGGCGCTCGCCGGCGCGCGCGGGCTCTTCAGCCATCCGCTGACGAGCTATACGCTGCCCTTCGCTGCCGAGACCGCGCTCGCGGTGGCCCGCGCCATGCCTATCCCGGGGGCAGATCTTGCCGCGCTGCTGGACGCGCGGGCGGCGAAGCACTGGCGGGCGACGCGCTTCTACCGTCTGCTCGGCAAGATGCTGTTCCAGGCGGCAGAGGCTGAAGCGCGGTGGCGCATCTTCGCGCGTTTCTACCGCTTGCCCGCGCCGCTGATCGCGCGTTTCTATGCCGGGCGCTCGACCCCGGCGGATATGGCGCGCGTGTTGATCGGGCGGCCGCCGGTCCCCATCTCGCGCGGGGTCGCCGCGCTGCTTGGCAAGGGTGCGCCATTGGTCCAAGGAAGCCGGACGTGA
- a CDS encoding MipA/OmpV family protein, which translates to MNHAILRASIGAALLLAAAPALAQDPGNEPRAPESPAAPAEAAIPAGSVFEGDWVTLGAGAALIASYDGSDDYVLSPLPLLQGRLGGVSINPRAAGLALDLIPDRTGATGFSLGVAARLNRNRADQIEDEVVRAYGELDTAIEVGPTVGVTFPGVLHGFDSLSISADVLWDVAGAHEGMTINPSITYFTPVSRGAAVSLSLSARHVDDSYADYYYSVGAAPAGLATGEALAAFTAEGGFDKLGANILAGIDFDGDLTNGGLAGFAIGGYSRMLGDAADTPFTRVRGSADQFFLALGVGYTF; encoded by the coding sequence ATGAATCACGCCATCCTTCGCGCCTCGATCGGCGCCGCTCTTCTATTGGCAGCAGCACCGGCCCTCGCGCAGGACCCGGGGAACGAGCCGCGCGCGCCGGAAAGCCCCGCCGCCCCGGCCGAGGCCGCGATCCCCGCAGGCAGCGTGTTCGAAGGCGACTGGGTGACGCTGGGCGCGGGTGCCGCTCTCATTGCCTCTTACGACGGTTCCGACGATTACGTGCTCTCGCCGCTGCCTTTACTTCAGGGTCGCCTCGGTGGGGTTTCGATCAATCCGCGCGCAGCCGGCCTTGCGCTCGACCTCATCCCCGACCGGACCGGCGCGACCGGCTTCAGCCTTGGCGTTGCCGCGCGCCTCAACCGCAACCGCGCCGACCAGATCGAGGACGAGGTGGTTCGCGCCTATGGCGAGCTCGACACCGCCATCGAGGTCGGCCCGACCGTTGGCGTGACCTTCCCCGGCGTGCTGCACGGGTTCGACAGCCTCAGTATCAGCGCGGATGTGCTGTGGGACGTCGCCGGTGCGCATGAAGGTATGACCATCAATCCCTCGATCACCTACTTCACTCCGGTCAGCCGCGGCGCGGCGGTCAGCCTGTCACTCTCGGCCCGCCATGTCGACGACAGCTATGCCGATTACTACTACTCTGTAGGCGCGGCCCCGGCTGGGCTGGCGACAGGCGAGGCGCTTGCCGCGTTCACGGCGGAGGGCGGGTTCGACAAGCTGGGCGCGAACATCCTGGCCGGCATCGACTTCGACGGCGACCTCACCAATGGCGGGCTCGCCGGTTTCGCGATCGGCGGCTATTCGCGGATGCTGGGCGATGCGGCGGACACGCCGTTCACGCGGGTGCGCGGCAGCGCCGACCAGTTCTTCCTCGCGCTCGGCGTCGGCTACACGTTCTAG
- a CDS encoding metal-dependent hydrolase family protein, whose translation MRNAIAAAALALAAPATAETIVIQADAVVTDPQAPVRGPSSVTVTDGRIVAVEDGLVSGPAGARVVRLAGKTLVPGLTDLHVHLTGDPGGDFWKEAVESEDWGVVVGAKNALVTVRAGFTTVREAGSAAQTAFALRRGTAEGLIPGPRILAAGPPLAIIGGHGDVTGFRPEINEALSSGFTCTGPLECAAKVRRASQNGSDVIKITATGGVLSQQGRGLEAHFTSEEMKAIADTAHSLGLKVMAHAHGARGMEAAARAGIDTIEHGTYLDEAAARTMRTGGTVLVPTLMAFQGISERLGKGVYTPTVETKVRAVAEKARVFMGQAMKWGVPIAFGTDAGVFEHGRNAGEFRLMRAQGMSDRQALASATTAAAKVLGLETEIGRIAPGYSADIIAVSGDPTRDVTVLEKVDWVMARGRIVP comes from the coding sequence ATGCGAAATGCCATTGCCGCCGCGGCGCTTGCCCTGGCTGCGCCCGCTACCGCCGAAACCATCGTTATCCAGGCCGATGCGGTGGTGACCGACCCGCAGGCGCCTGTCCGCGGGCCATCGAGCGTGACCGTGACCGACGGGCGGATCGTCGCGGTCGAGGACGGTCTCGTCTCCGGCCCCGCTGGCGCGCGGGTTGTGCGGCTTGCGGGCAAGACGCTGGTTCCCGGCCTCACCGATCTCCACGTCCATTTGACCGGCGATCCGGGTGGGGACTTCTGGAAGGAAGCGGTCGAGTCCGAGGACTGGGGCGTGGTCGTGGGCGCGAAGAATGCGCTGGTGACGGTCAGGGCGGGCTTTACCACGGTGCGCGAAGCGGGGAGCGCTGCCCAAACCGCCTTCGCGTTGCGGCGCGGCACGGCGGAGGGGCTGATCCCCGGCCCGCGCATCCTTGCCGCGGGGCCCCCGCTCGCGATCATCGGCGGGCATGGCGACGTCACCGGCTTCCGCCCCGAGATCAACGAGGCGCTGTCGAGCGGGTTCACCTGCACCGGCCCGCTCGAATGCGCAGCCAAAGTTCGCCGCGCAAGCCAGAACGGCAGCGACGTCATCAAGATCACCGCGACGGGCGGGGTGCTCAGTCAGCAGGGCCGCGGGCTGGAAGCGCACTTCACTTCCGAGGAGATGAAGGCGATCGCCGATACCGCGCATTCGCTCGGCCTCAAGGTCATGGCCCATGCGCACGGCGCGCGCGGAATGGAGGCGGCGGCGCGCGCGGGCATCGATACGATCGAGCATGGCACCTACCTCGACGAAGCGGCGGCGCGTACGATGCGGACGGGGGGCACGGTTCTGGTGCCGACGCTGATGGCGTTCCAGGGCATTTCCGAACGGCTCGGCAAAGGCGTCTATACGCCCACGGTCGAGACCAAGGTGCGTGCGGTGGCCGAAAAGGCCAGGGTCTTCATGGGCCAGGCCATGAAATGGGGCGTCCCCATCGCCTTCGGCACCGATGCAGGCGTGTTCGAGCACGGCCGGAATGCGGGGGAATTCCGGCTGATGCGTGCGCAGGGCATGAGCGACCGCCAGGCGCTGGCCAGCGCGACGACCGCGGCCGCGAAGGTGCTGGGTCTTGAAACCGAGATCGGCCGCATCGCGCCGGGCTACAGCGCCGACATCATCGCGGTGTCGGGCGACCCGACGCGCGACGTGACCGTGCTCGAAAAGGTCGACTGGGTGATGGCGCGCGGGCGGATCGTCCCCTGA
- a CDS encoding DUF885 domain-containing protein, whose protein sequence is MTTYRLALLAAAALPLGACATMSAEPMAASPAPAQADSRAALLALFERSGADFLDRNPVAGFFRGDFTRADRLGDNFSAGYQARERAAAEADLAALMAIDRNALGAQDRVSYDVFAYNQQRTLEQTGPAALPFEKYLPIDHFRGFHISYPRLSSAGGVMPFATVADYDNALKRHAQVRRMMDEAIARFREGMAAGVVQPRLTVTTMISQLDTQLKLGTEQTPYWTPIAGFPDGIGAADRARLTADMRRAIEGEIRPSLQKLRDFLANEYLPATRETIGLSAAKGGSPYYAYRIAEMTTLPLTAEEVHEMGLAEVARINAALAKARAEAGDRKPKIFRDKASLTEAWYAIGRRVDPLMPRLFSTIPRTPLEIRPYETYREAFNLAASYSPGNVETGKPGTFYFSGYNLENRQVSPTIALYMHEGNPGHHFETMLAFENTALPRFQRYGGFTAYSEGWGLYAEHLGYELGLYDDPLDRIGALGGGELLRAVRLVVDTGIHAKGWSREQAVDYMVSNGQPRDFAMSETARYTVMPAQALAYKLGELKIKALRRKAETALGDRFDVRAFHAQVLGSGNLPLPVLEAKIDRWIAGGGN, encoded by the coding sequence ATGACGACCTATCGCCTGGCGCTGCTCGCTGCTGCCGCCCTGCCGCTCGGCGCTTGCGCCACGATGTCCGCGGAGCCGATGGCGGCCAGCCCCGCCCCGGCCCAGGCGGACAGCCGCGCCGCCCTCCTCGCGCTGTTCGAGCGCTCGGGTGCAGATTTTCTCGACCGCAACCCCGTCGCGGGGTTCTTCCGCGGCGATTTCACCCGCGCCGACCGCCTCGGCGATAATTTCTCGGCCGGTTACCAGGCTCGCGAACGCGCAGCAGCCGAGGCGGACCTCGCGGCGTTGATGGCGATCGACCGGAATGCGCTCGGCGCGCAAGACCGCGTCTCCTACGACGTCTTTGCCTACAACCAGCAGCGCACGCTCGAGCAAACCGGGCCGGCCGCCCTGCCGTTCGAGAAGTATCTGCCGATCGATCATTTCAGGGGATTTCACATCAGCTACCCGCGCCTCAGCAGCGCGGGCGGGGTCATGCCCTTCGCTACAGTCGCCGATTACGACAATGCGCTGAAGCGACACGCGCAGGTTCGGCGCATGATGGACGAAGCGATCGCGCGTTTCCGCGAAGGCATGGCGGCGGGGGTGGTGCAGCCGCGCCTCACCGTGACGACGATGATCTCGCAACTCGATACCCAGCTCAAGCTCGGCACCGAGCAGACGCCTTATTGGACACCCATCGCCGGCTTTCCCGACGGCATCGGCGCGGCGGACCGGGCGCGGCTGACCGCGGACATGCGCCGCGCGATCGAGGGCGAAATCCGCCCCTCGCTGCAGAAGCTTCGCGATTTCCTGGCGAACGAGTACCTCCCCGCCACGCGCGAGACCATTGGTCTATCCGCCGCGAAGGGCGGCAGCCCCTATTACGCCTACCGCATCGCCGAAATGACCACCTTGCCGCTGACCGCGGAGGAGGTGCATGAGATGGGCCTTGCCGAGGTCGCGCGCATCAATGCCGCGCTCGCCAAAGCGCGGGCCGAGGCGGGGGATCGCAAGCCCAAGATCTTCCGCGACAAGGCCAGCCTCACCGAAGCCTGGTATGCCATCGGCCGCCGGGTCGATCCGCTGATGCCGCGCTTATTCTCGACGATCCCGCGCACCCCGCTCGAAATCCGGCCCTACGAAACCTATCGCGAAGCCTTCAATCTCGCGGCATCCTACAGCCCCGGCAATGTCGAAACCGGCAAGCCCGGCACTTTCTACTTCAGCGGTTACAACCTCGAAAACCGCCAGGTATCTCCCACCATCGCGCTCTATATGCACGAGGGGAACCCCGGGCATCATTTCGAGACCATGCTGGCTTTCGAAAATACGGCTTTGCCCCGATTCCAGCGCTACGGCGGTTTTACCGCCTACTCGGAAGGCTGGGGACTCTACGCCGAACACCTCGGTTACGAGCTAGGGCTTTACGACGATCCGCTCGATCGCATCGGCGCGCTCGGCGGGGGTGAGCTGCTGCGCGCGGTGCGGCTGGTGGTCGATACCGGCATCCATGCCAAAGGCTGGAGCCGCGAACAGGCGGTCGACTATATGGTCTCCAACGGTCAACCCCGCGACTTCGCGATGAGCGAGACGGCACGCTACACAGTGATGCCGGCGCAGGCGCTGGCCTACAAACTCGGCGAGCTGAAGATCAAGGCGCTGCGCCGGAAGGCGGAAACGGCGCTTGGCGACCGTTTCGATGTGCGGGCCTTCCATGCGCAGGTGCTTGGGAGCGGCAACCTGCCCCTGCCGGTCCTCGAAGCCAAGATCGACCGCTGGATTGCCGGGGGCGGGAACTGA